In Thermotoga sp. Ku-13t, one genomic interval encodes:
- the nusB gene encoding transcription antitermination factor NusB has translation MSRRSRMRELVFKVIFQNEFRNDLIETVLEEVLAKEKSDSIRKDVERYVKGIYERLNVIDEKISSCLENWTFDRLSCVDKSVLRLGTYELLYEPDVPVQVTLDEAIELAKKYGTENSGRFVNGVLDRIAKQYVSEEKWRL, from the coding sequence ATGTCGCGTCGCAGCAGGATGAGGGAGTTAGTCTTCAAAGTGATATTCCAGAACGAGTTTCGAAACGATCTCATCGAGACTGTCCTTGAAGAAGTTCTTGCGAAAGAAAAATCGGATTCGATCCGTAAAGACGTCGAAAGATATGTCAAAGGTATATACGAGCGCCTGAACGTCATAGATGAAAAGATATCTTCGTGCTTGGAGAACTGGACCTTTGATCGTCTCTCGTGCGTGGACAAGTCCGTGTTGCGATTGGGAACTTACGAGTTGCTTTACGAACCGGATGTACCTGTACAGGTGACCCTGGACGAAGCTATAGAGCTCGCCAAAAAGTACGGTACTGAAAACAGCGGTAGGTTTGTCAACGGGGTTCTCGACAGAATAGCCAAACAGTACGTTTCAGAAGAAAAGTGGCGTTTGTGA
- a CDS encoding Asp23/Gls24 family envelope stress response protein, giving the protein MDKGFGTIDISDNAIREIAFKSACSVLEFTDEKKQKKLRKSIDIERTPEDNIIVSMKISVPFGKPLTEIARKLMEQVKLDIERMTDLQVVSVNVTIEDVEESTSTKEEEEETKE; this is encoded by the coding sequence ATGGATAAGGGTTTCGGAACGATAGATATATCTGACAACGCGATAAGAGAGATCGCCTTCAAGAGTGCTTGCTCTGTACTGGAATTTACTGATGAGAAGAAGCAAAAGAAACTCAGGAAATCGATTGACATTGAGAGAACCCCTGAAGACAACATCATAGTTTCAATGAAGATCTCGGTACCGTTCGGAAAACCTCTCACCGAAATCGCCCGGAAACTGATGGAGCAGGTGAAACTTGACATCGAACGGATGACAGACCTGCAGGTAGTTTCGGTCAACGTGACCATAGAGGATGTGGAGGAATCTACCTCAACGAAGGAGGAGGAGGAAGAGACCAAGGAGTGA
- the efp gene encoding elongation factor P, which produces MIEVGDLRKGMVILYENEPYRVIDVNKHHMAMGRGLVRTKLKNIKTGLVRDVTFSSGDRVPEADLTFRKAQYLYSDGDHYYFMALDDYEQIAFSEEEIGDAKWYLTENLEVDLLMLENNAIGIQLPNVVVLRVVETEPSFKGDTVSGGGKPAVLETGLKITVPFFVETGELVKVDTRTGEYIERA; this is translated from the coding sequence TTGATAGAAGTTGGCGACCTGCGAAAAGGTATGGTCATCCTGTACGAGAATGAACCTTACAGAGTCATCGATGTGAACAAGCATCACATGGCGATGGGACGTGGGCTTGTCAGAACCAAATTGAAGAACATCAAGACCGGGCTCGTCAGAGATGTAACGTTCAGCAGTGGCGACAGAGTCCCGGAAGCGGATCTGACGTTCAGGAAGGCACAGTATTTGTACAGCGATGGTGACCATTACTATTTCATGGCACTCGACGATTACGAACAGATAGCGTTCAGCGAGGAAGAAATCGGCGACGCAAAGTGGTATCTGACAGAAAATCTCGAAGTCGATCTGTTGATGCTCGAGAACAACGCGATAGGTATTCAGCTCCCGAACGTGGTGGTGCTCCGCGTCGTGGAAACGGAGCCCAGCTTCAAGGGAGACACGGTCTCCGGCGGTGGAAAGCCCGCAGTTCTGGAGACTGGGTTGAAGATTACCGTGCCGTTCTTCGTGGAGACCGGAGAACTTGTCAAAGTTGACACGAGAACAGGCGAATATATAGAAAGAGCTTGA